A single region of the Deinococcota bacterium genome encodes:
- a CDS encoding kinase — protein sequence MVKAFSYATEWLGVYIDEVNALNVYPVPDGDTGTNMHLTMQSVRRQLEGEKPKT from the coding sequence CTGGTCAAGGCCTTTTCGTATGCGACCGAGTGGCTGGGTGTCTACATCGACGAGGTCAACGCCTTAAACGTCTACCCCGTCCCCGACGGCGACACCGGCACCAACATGCACCTCACCATGCAGTCGGTGCGGCGGCAGCTGGAGGGCGAGAAGCCCAAGAC
- a CDS encoding Asp23/Gls24 family envelope stress response protein, with protein sequence MPAKRADRLVVTNEALATIIGLAAHEVPGVVGMAPASMREGLKRILGRQQVDEGVVVTRVAQGDCEIDLHVVVAYGVNIPAVADSVRERVEYAARSLAGARVRRVRVHVAGVSRG encoded by the coding sequence CTGCCTGCTAAGCGCGCGGACAGGCTCGTCGTCACCAACGAGGCGCTGGCGACGATCATCGGCCTGGCCGCGCACGAGGTTCCCGGCGTGGTGGGCATGGCGCCGGCCAGCATGCGCGAGGGCCTAAAGCGCATCCTGGGCCGGCAGCAGGTCGACGAGGGCGTGGTGGTCACTCGCGTCGCCCAAGGCGACTGCGAGATAGACCTGCACGTGGTGGTCGCCTACGGTGTCAACATTCCCGCGGTGGCCGACTCGGTGCGCGAGCGCGTCGAGTACGCCGCCCGGTCGCTGGCGGGCGCCCGAGTCCGCCGGGTGCGGGTACATGTGGCCGGGGTGAGCCGTGGCTGA